A window of Garra rufa chromosome 11, GarRuf1.0, whole genome shotgun sequence genomic DNA:
TTAGTGGTTTACACCAGTTCATTCAGCTCATGTTTAATCAAACTGTCCGGTCCAATTCACAGATGCCATGGTGACTGAGGGAGGAGAGAACTTCAGTCAGGGCCAGCGGCAGCTCTTTTGTCTTGCTCGAGCCTTTGTGAGGAAGAGCAGCATCCTTATCATGGATGAAGCTACGGCGTCTATCGACATGGCCACAGTGAGAACACGACTGATATGATTCAGCGGTTTCATGTTGCATGTAAAGTTTACCTAATCAGGATCTTTGTTCTTGTAGGAGAGTATTCTGCAGAAAGTAGTCATGACGGCGTTTGCAGACCGAACAGTGGTTACGATAGCAGTGAGTCCCTGCATCTCTATAAACTATACTATACAAAACTATACTGCATTCATTAAACCTAAATATTTCTATTCATGTCGATCCACAAAAACCTTAACATTTACGTTAATATGATCAATTATATGGAAGCTTATTTCTGCCAAtgtataaacaataaaaataaaggtCATGGCaacttttatttattacaatttttcactttttccctcacaattctaaatttatatctcaaaattcagagtttatttctcataattttgactttttttcacacaattctggatttatttctcaaaattcagacttttttccttacaattgtgagtttatatctcataattctgactttcccccgcaattctgggtttatttctcaaaattcagactttttccttacaattgtgagtttatatctcataattctgactttcacccacaattctgggtttatttctcaaaaattcAGACATTttccttacaattgtgagtttatatctcataattctgactttcccccgcaattctgggtttatttctcaaaaattcAGACATTttccttacaattgtgagtttatatctcataattctgactttcccccgcaattctgggtttatttctcaaaaattcAGACATTttccttacaattgtgagtttatatctcataattctgactttcccccgcaattctgggtttatttctcaaaaattcagactttttccttacaattgtgagtttatatctcataattctgactttcccccgcaattctgggtttatttctcaaaaattcagactttttccttacaattgtgagtttatatctcataattctgactttcccccgcaattctgggtttatttctcaaaattcagactttttccttacaattgtgagtttatatctcataattctgactttcccccacaattctgggtttatttctcaaaaattcagactttttccttacaattgtgagtttatatctcataattctgactttcccccgcaattctgggtttatttctcaaaaattcagactttttccttacaattgtgagtttatatctcataattctgactttcccccgcaattctgggttttttctcaaaattcagactttttccttacaattgtgagtttatatctcataattctgactttcccccgcaattctgggtttatttctcaaaaattcagactttttccttacaattgtgagtttatatctcataattctgactttcccccgcaattctgggtttatttctcaaaaattcagactttttccttacaattgtgagtttatatctcataattctgactttcccccgcaattctgggtttatttctcaaaaattcagactttttccttacaattgtgagtttatatctcataattctgactttcccccgcaattctgggtttatttctcaaaaattcagactttttccttacaattgtgagtttatatctcataattctgactttccccCGAAATTCtgggtttatttctcaaaattcagactttttccttacaattgtgagtttatatctcataattctgactttcccccgcaattctgggtttatttctcaaaattcagactttttccttacaattgtgagtttatatctcataattctgactttccccCGAAATTCtgggtttatttctcaaaattcagactttttccttacaattgtgagtttatatctcataattctgactttcccccgcaattctgggtttatttctcaaaaattcagactttttccttacaattgtgagtttatatctcataattctgactttcccccgcaattctgggtttatttctcaaaattcagactttttccttacaattgtgagtttatatctcataattctgacttttcccccgcaattctgggtttatttctcaaaattcagactttttccttacaattgtgagtttatatctcataattctgactttcccccgcaattctgggtttatttctcaaaattcagactttttccttacaattgtgagtttatatctcataattctgactttcccccgcaattctgggtttatttctcaaaattcagactttttccttacaattgtgagtttatatctcataattctgactttcccccacaattgtgagtttatatctcataattctgactttcccctgcaattctgggtttatttatcaaaattcagactttttccttacaattgtgagtttatatctcataattctgactttccccCGAAATTCtgggtttatttctcaaaattcagactttttccttacaattgtgagtttatatctcataattctgactttcccccgcaattctgggtttatttctcaaaattcagactttttccttacaattgtgagtttatatctcataattctgactttcccccgcaattctgggtttatttctcaaaattcaggctttttccttacaattgtgagtttatatctcataattctgactttcccccgcaattctgggtttatttctcaaaaattcagactttttccttacaattgtgagtttatatctcataattctgactttcccccgcaattctgggtttatttctcaaaattcagactttttccttacaattgtgagtttatatctcataattctgacttttccccacaattctgggtttatttctcaaaattcagactttttccttacaattgtgagtttatatctcataattctgactttcccccgcaattctgggtttatttctcaaaattcagactttttccttacaattgtgagtttatatctcataattctgactttcccccgcaattctgggtttatttctcaaaattcagactttttccttacaattgtgagtttatatctcataattctgactttcccccacaattgtgagtttatatctcataattctgactttcccctgcaattctgggtttatttatcaaaattcagactttttccttacaattgtgagtttatatctcataattctgactttcccccgcaattctgggtttatttctcaaaattcagactttttccttacaattgtgagtttatatctcataattctgactttcccctgcaattctgggtttatttatcaaaattcagactttttccttacaattgtgagtttatatctcataattctgactttcccctgcaattctgggtttatttatcaaaattcagactttttccttacaattgtgagtttatatctcataattctgactttcccccgcaattctgggttttcaattctgactttttttcttacaattcttagtttatatctcacaattctgactttttcagacaaattctaagtttatatctcaaaactcagatttttttcttcacaattcgtagtttatatctcaattctgacttttttttctcaattcttagtttttatctcataattctgaattttcccccacaattctgggtttatatctcaattttgacttttttctctcacaattcttagtttatttttcgtaattctgacgtttttttacacaaattctaggtttatatctcaaaattctgactttctccttacaattgtgagtttatacctcataattctgacttttccccacAATTCTTGGTTTATATCTAAATTCTTTTTTTCACAATGCTGAGCTTATATGTCATACTTCTgaattttcctcacaattgtgtttatatcttaaaattccgagtttatattttgtaattctgactttccccCACAATTCTgggttttttcctcagaattcttagtttatatctcacaattctgactttttttcacaatgctgagtttatatgtcataattttgactttaacaaTTTCCAAGTTTATaattagaattctgactttttcctcacaattgatTTTTTCCTACCATTcagagattttttattttttttccaattctgacttttttgaaaTTTAGAGTTTACAGCTCATAATGCTGAcaattaaaaagtcacaattatctttgtatctatttattttattccatggcagaaacaagcttccatagggTTAAACAATAAGGCTCATTGTGATCTGATGGTCGATGTGTTTTGTGTTGGACAGCATCGCGTTCACACTATCCTGGGCTCAGACGTGGTGATCGTGATGAAACACGGTGCTATCTTAGAGTATGATGAACCGGACATCCTGCTGGAGCAAAAGGACAGCGTTTTCTCCGCATTTGTGCGAGCAGACAAATAAAGACTTATGGATGGAGGCAGAATTATGCAGAACTTGGATATTTATGGCTGTATATGGTTTGTATAATAATTGTAAAGTTCATATCTAGTAAACTAATAAATTGATACAATGTAGTGTGTTAGAGATTTTTAACGAGGCTCaactgtaaaaacataatttgtgctgtaagtgatttttttctccctttaaAAAAAGGTTAATGCAGTTCTTTATGTACCAAATACTAATACCACAATGGTGTTTGACTCTATACTGCCATCTATCATCATCTATAAGCTTCAGCATGGTAATTTATGAATTTCACGTAAATTACACTACTATTGCTGAGTTTtagaaagtgttttttttacaaGAACTTATAATTCTCATTTTAACAAAACTCATTTTCTTACCTTCTTTAGGCGTTTTTAGAATTTAGGCGTTGCTACTCAGGAAGTTTTTGTTTAAGAGTTAGAAGCCATGAACCAAACCAAAAGTAAAAGAGCACTGGACAAAAAGACAAACAGTGCTTCATAGGAGTATGCAGAGCTTTTTAGGTGTGATTTGCTTGTTTCTGTTCTCTGATTGGTGAACATTTCTATGCtgaatcatgggtaatgtagtttttcaccaGGAATTGCCCATATGCAAAGAGCTCATAAACTTTTgctaaagctcattttatatgtagTATATATAGGTggagagaaactgagaaaaataataattgcaaaatcgtaaataatgatagcggcatgaacattcagtttcatattattttaacAACATAAAATTTAAATGCAGAGCCTGGTAGtcccaggagagtacctgcatagctatacatttaaatgctgacagctaatcACTATCATAacatgtttaggctaacgttagccaGCCAgcaatacttctcttcaaggacatcttaatcgtgtATTGCCTTCATGGTCATGAAcaaatttttaaaatcttgtaatattttaaagcctttattatttttcaacttgaacttgaaataaaattcacttcaaagattcacttttcattcataaagacgacatgggaaaaaaaaatagtttcacTGAAAGCAATGTCTTTTTTAAgacaaaaatgacatgaaattacccatataaccagaagatggcagcagaggatcaatcattggctgcagctgccatttcaactccctagttatTTCAAGacatcttgcttttcgatttatttgAAAATTACTAGTAGAATAAATTGAAGTACTTTAACCgcacttaaaggataactattgccaaaatgcaacctgggctgttttttttttttactgtaaacgagacaaacatatatctaaaagcataattacgacaaacaagccgtttttgagattgaccgtgattttgttttgtagtcagtggccggtgaatgggaatactaggggcattactttgagcgcatcaaaatcgatatttttacaacactaagaaggctcgacacaccatgaaactttgctcgaagtatcgcctgggtctctacacatgaactccagcattgagaacattgtttgtgtacacagagtttactaaaaagaaaggttctgaacaactcactttcactgtttgagtttccgctcgcagccatcttgccagtcaagaagtgtcatCACAAGAAGCTCAGACACAAATAGCCTATAAGAGTAAatcatttaaatacttatatatagttcactagaagttaaatattaatggtataagaattaaataatgcactcaatatgaatttgaaatattttatacaaGTTAACATCTTTTAAGATtcatcttgaactgtaaaagctattaaatagcctatatttaaccaacacaaacttgttattgctgtagttttgttactctggatttaaatcatttaatgcacagcttttttttttgacatcagctttcGTTCagttactgtcaatcatagcaatgacgcatatttagccgatttaattgcatttttttttttttaactcacatttgtcattcttgaaactgTATACATGGACCTtcggtcctcttagacaaacaaaacttttcttagATTGTGAACGAATTATGTAGAAAAAAacgagcaaagtacactcctattacgcACAGTTAACCAGAAATGACTTGCTTGTATAAAACAAGGAAGGAACAAGGAACATTATGTCTTTAAACATTCATAAATTATCATTCAAAATCACTTCCACTATGGATAAAAAGAATGGGATTGTTACTTCTAGAACCTGGTTGGCTGACATGCATATAGTGGGTGGGGTTTGGAGAACTCATGTGTAAAGGTTACCATAACTGAAATCAAATGCACTTGCAATATTTAGGGATTGTCACTTCctgatttcacacaaaaaaaggacaccaaatacaattatttgtgacttttaaatattttattaggtTATAATTTGCAGAGCTTAAAATATTAAATCGCTTTTAACttaaagtattattaaaatacataaaacaaaagcCAGAACTGAGGAGCCCTGAAAAACGTCAACTAAAATCCAAAAAacgaaaagaaaaagaaaaccaagaaataaattaaatgaaaggaAAAGGTCCGATCTTCTCATCGCAACACAAACTCTCTGAACAGTGATGAAGGGAGAACTAAAACATCTGTCGCACATTTGTCGCTCTCTCAGTCGCTCTAAGATAATAATCTTTGCAATCAATACGTAGAGACTAATTGTACATTCTTTTCCATTCACAAATCGTCTTTTCAGAATGAGGCTAGACACGATTACAAGCCGTCCCGCGTCCCACCGCACCCAAGACGCTGGGACGTCTCCAGAGCCTGAATAAGCAGGCGTTCGGATTCAACAGCAGACAACGCGAATGTCTTTGTCACTTGAGGGAGAACGCGTGAACCCAGGCCCTGGAGCCAAAATGGCCGCCGAATTCAACTCGGGTTTCCTCTACAGTGGTTAACATGCTAATATGCAACACAAGTCTGTCCCGTATAAGTAGAGGGCCGGCATTTCGGATGATGGGATTGCTATATGATGAGTAAAGTGACACCGAGAGGCTAATGGGTGAGCAGGTAGCATTGACAGCTCTCTCAGTTCCTGAGTGCAAAAGCCttgaacacacacgcacacatacacacacacacaccccttttaccctataaaaatgaaaaagaaacctTTATACCGTACACGAGGACCAGGCCAACACCCATATGAAACCAAGAGAGGGGAAAGTGCTGCTCAAAACGCATCAAACGGGGGCCGAGACGAGGGAAGACGTGAAACAAAGCGGAAAAGGGAAGGAAACCAAAGCATCATCAGGTTGTTCTTGGTTAAAGGGTTAGGTGGCCTCCTTTGAGGTCATTCAGCGAGAGGCCTGGCTGAGCGCTCCTTACTGGGTCCTAAAGAGAACAATGTTCTGGAAGGGTGAAGGTCTGTGAGTCCCAGCAGTCCTTCTGAACCCCGGCTTGGCAGGTCAGAGAGGGCGCGACGCCGGTCTCATCTCTCCGTCACGTGGTTCTGTGGCTGAGGAGGGAGCGGCGTGCACAGGGCCTCCGTCAGGTCGTCCATTATGGACGTCTCCTTGGGGTCCATCAGATTGAATTCCCTTATAAAAACCATGAAATGCGTGTACAGTGTGTTTAGGTGTCCGTGCAGGTCCATGGCCACCGTCTCCTTGTAGTGGGACCAGTAGATGTGGGCCAGAACGTGGAAGAGATACCTGCAGATTTTCTTCACCAGTGAGTCGAAAGTGTTGGGGAACTCTTTCCCTGCAGAGGATGACATAAACTACATCAGTCCACACACATTTAGACCATTCATTCGAGTTATATATgaactactgttcaaatgtttggatGTTTCTGAACGCCGTCTCTTCTGctcttcaaggctgcatttgtttgatcaaaaatacagtaaaaaccgcaaaatattattacaatttaaaacaactttttcTACGTGATTTTatagtaaaaagtaatttattcctgtgatcaaagctgaattttcagcatcattacttcagtctttagtgtcatccTAAATGATttaatgatccttcagaaatcactctaatatgctgatatgctgttcaagaaagatTTCtggttatcaatgttgaaaactgttgtgctgccgaatatttttgaggaaaataatacattttatgtcaggattctttaaagaataaaaagttcaaaagtactgcatttatttgaaatagaaattctTTGTAACGAAGTAAATACTAATATTTGTATAAATTCACCAtcacaaaataaaatgatttaagaTATAAGAATAATTATACACTAAACATATAAAATTCTGATATTTTCAAGACCACAGAAGACCTGCATATGCTCTATGAAAGACATTCAATTCACTTTCATTTGTGTAGCTTAGCTTAGCGTATAATTCTTATTTCAAAGAAGCTTTACAGAAATGCATGTCTCTACGTTATAATTAAAACTCATAAAAGGTAACAGAACTGGTTGtgtttttcaaaacaaaaaatatattctatgaaaaatatttctaaaacatTTAGGCTGGGTTTCACCGACAGGGTTTAGCAGGATTGGGCCATAGTTCCAagcgatttttaaaaatgtgccttagaaaaaaaaaatactagtgTGCATcgtaagacaaaacaaaaccacTGAAatgttttaagatcagtcagtgcaagtttctttcagctcagacttacattttagtctgagattaggcttaagccttgtctgtgaatcTGGGGGTTATTGTTATTTAGCATCAACATTTtctataaaaattaaatgaataaaaaaatcttaaaaacaaaAGCTGTTTAACATAGCTGAGGTAACAAAAAACTAATGAcagtatgtgtttttttttttattgactatGTAAATACTGTTACAAATGTATGTTAGTTAAAGTAGTTTGTtcgcttccagaacaaaaatttacgaataatgtctttctttctttagttgtaaagaaattatgtttttgaggaaaacatttcaggaattatctccatatagtggacgagtttgaacttccaaaatgcagtttaaacgcagcttcaaatgactctaaacgatcccaggcaagaaaaagggtcttatctagcgaagctgtcattttatttaaaaaattgacaatttatatactgtttaactacaaattctcatcttgtctaactctgcgtGTACTGTGTATTCtgcttcaagacagttagggtaggcctgaaaactcccatctcattttttcctacaacttcaaaattgtcccaaatcgctgcagaagtaccaaccgagtgtttacaaagtgaacatgcaaggaagatcaaacaccctttacaaaaaaaaaaaaaaaaaaaaaaaaaaaaaaaggtaaaacagcgatgtaagatGATTATGAAattgaagaaaatgagatgggagtttttcgacatgccctaactgtcatgaagcggaatacacagagttcatgcagagctagacaagatgagcatttaaggttaaaagtttaaataatgtcagattgtttcactagataaaaccctccacggctgtgatcgtttagagccctttgaagctgcattttggaagttcaaactcaggagcaccattgaagtccactatatggagagaaacaaactatttttttatgactgaagaaagaacgacatAAACATGTCAGATGTCAAGCAgttgagtacattacctgtaaatgTTCGCTCTGGAAGTGATATACTCCTTTAACTAATGAGATAACATGCATCTGCTTACGTGTTTAATAGTTTTCTCCTAAAATTTATCATTTACcttcaaataaacaaaatggaAATTAAATATGTTCTTTCAGACCACATTTACACAGAAATTTGCAGTTGAACATCAAACCTATTTGTTTCAGTCATGTGGTTTGCACCTTCATCACTAGGTGGCGGTAGAGACTCACTCACCATATTTAGTAGGAAAGATGTCCTCATCTGTCACCAGCTTCTGAACAGAACTCATGACGAAATCCACATACTGCGGCGCTGTGCATTTCGTCTTCTTCCCTTTTTCATCATACCAGTAGTATGTCCTGAGAGAcaagatattttatataaaatgtgtCAAAATCTAATACACAGACGTCTGCTATATTAATCTAAAACCTTTAGAAGTACAGCAATATCATTGTTTTTCTTCAAGTGCTGATCTTTCTCCAATACAAATATCCAGTCTTCCTACAGCACATGCTAAAAAATGTTGATCTCTCCACCAATCATCTGTCTGACACTTTTTGCTCAATGGTTGTTCATTAGCCAAACTGTCTGATAGTGAATCTACTCACAAACATGACCAGGATATTTATGATGTGCTTCAGTTATTCAATAAATGCTTCAGCAAACACTCAGGTTCCTTTCATTTCCCATCAGCGCACAGATGACCCGGTTATCATCAACGTCGTACCATTTAAAGCCTGGTCATAAAACTTCAGCAATACTCAACCACTCCTCTGACACAAAAGGAAGGATACATCAAATTAAATCTGAATAAAAATGAGAAACTTATTTTTCTATCTACTGTCACTTCTCTCCCTGAGGTCAAACTCAACGCGGATCGTGACCTCGGCCCCGGGTCGTGACCCCTGAGAGTCTCCTGTCACAGAAGCGTGTCGAGTTGCCGCTCCACGCGTCTCCGAGAGTCTGCAGGCTTAATAATGGATAACAGAGTCAGGATGAATAACAGATACTCACGTATTGCAGGCGGTCATGGCCGGACATGTGTCTCCCGTGCAGAACTCTGAGATTGTGCTGTACTGCAGGTTGATGAGATTGAAGAACGTcgtggctaaaaaaaaaaaaaaaaaaaaaaaaaagaccagatGATTCAAAGATTAAGGAATGATAAAACACAACAGTTCAATAATTATAATCAGAAAGACTATAAATCTCATTATGCAATATATTCCAAGTCATTCTATAAAACAGATGCCTTTGTGTTGCTCATTAAAATATggataaacaatatatatatatatatttatttttttttggaacctgtgattttttttttcttcaggattctttaatgaataaaaagtcttttctaacaatatacactactgtttaataGTTTGTAGtcagaaattattacttttattcagcagggatgtgttaaattgatcaaacgtaatagcaaagacttatattgttagaaaatatttagattttgaataaatgcggttcttttaaaccttttattcatcaaagaatcctacaaAAATAGCACAGGCTCCAAAAATattatttggcagcacaactgtctctgataattctaataataaatccgcatattagaatgatttctgaaggatcatgtgacactgaagactggagtattaacaataataataataaaaaaaatcagctatgcatcaaagtaaaaaatatatatattttaatgtaattaattttttttttatatattgtaattacattatgtatttttgatcatgcagtcttgatgagtgtAACAGACAAAACtgatcttactgatcccaaacttttgagcagcagtgcatATAGAAAACTGTATTATAATTTTGCACATACAAGCCATTATTGTGTCTTGAAAGTACAGTGGTAATGTCAACTCTAAATatgtacaaatacaaaatatgtagaacatttttcaaaaattcaacacaaattgatcaaaagtgacatttctAGTCATTTAAAATGCTACAAAGCATTTCAAATTCTTCTTTCTATTTCAACTAgaagctgttcttttaaactttttaaaataatttaaagaaaCATGGATACATATAAAGCATCACAACTGATttgaacactgataataatcagaaatgtttcttgagcagcaagtcagcctatcagaatgatttctgaaggatcatgtgacactgaagactggagtaatgatgttaaaaatccacctttgatcacaggatttttttttcttcatatattcagatagaaaacagccCTTTATATTGTAATGTTATTTTActaattttagtttttactgtatttttcatcaaataaatgcagccttggtatgGGAAATGTTCAAAACAGTCTGCCCAAGTACCATTTGAGACATTCGCCAGCTTTCAGCTGGATAAAGATCAAGCTACGAAGTGAACTGATCTACAGCAATGACTTCAATTAACCATAAAAGGCAGTGATTTGGTTTAATAAGTGCTTGTGGAATTTCAAAGTGTATTAAAGTTTTCTAAATTAAGCCATACTTTATGTTTTTTTCACATGTTTTCTTTCATGATAAAATCGAGGGAAGTGCGAACAATGGCGTGATTCGTGGGCTTTGGAATGTTATTCCGAGCTGGTTTTATCATACGGTTATATAACCGAGGTGAAATCATACATTCCCTCTGATGAAAAGAAGAGAAGTTTTCAAAACACACCTAGTAACAAGACACAACACAACAGCAGACAGTCGGTCGGGGTTGACGGTCTGGCTTTTTCCAGATTAAAAACAACCAACATACCAAAACATGAAAGAATTAGACCTATCTCTTTTGCCAAAAAATGAGTAATGTGTACTACAATTTCAATTCCACAGATTAAACAATGtggtttttttacttttagaaaCAACTCCATATAATCAAATAGCTTTAGGACATGATCTTGGGTTCAGGCATGACCTTGTTCCAAAATTGTACATTTCATGCCGTCTTAATTCTATTTAAGGAAACCAGACGAGATGAAGTAAGACACTTACTGTTGCTAGCGAGCCATTCGTTCAGATCGATCTCCCTTGGCAAAACCACCAGCTCCTTGAGGTCGAAATCGACCACTCTTACTTTGGTGTACTCTGCATCCAAGTAATGCTTCTTCTCCTCGGTGGGCGGCTTCTTTCCATTGGGCTTCCCTTTGCCCTTCCTATATGGATGAAACAAGGGCAAACAGGTTACTAAAACTGTGAACAGTGTCTTAAACTCTTTAGAGCGGCATGTGgccctgagaaaaataataataataattttttaaaaaaagtttatctAATTTGATGATATTATATATCAGACCACAAACATTTATATCAttcattaccagtcaaaagtttttgaacagtaatgttttttttattttatttttttataaagaggtctcttatgctcaccaagcctgtatttatttgatctaaagcacAGTAGAAACAgcacaatttagaaatatttttactattttaaataactcttttctatttgaatatattttaaaatgtaatttattcctgtgatttcaaggctggatttttagcatcattacttcagtcacacaatc
This region includes:
- the mob2b gene encoding MOB kinase activator 2b isoform X3, translated to MKFRRSGSYSLIRKGKGKPNGKKPPTEEKKHYLDAEYTKVRVVDFDLKELVVLPREIDLNEWLASNTTTFFNLINLQYSTISEFCTGDTCPAMTACNTTYYWYDEKGKKTKCTAPQYVDFVMSSVQKLVTDEDIFPTKYGKEFPNTFDSLVKKICRYLFHVLAHIYWSHYKETVAMDLHGHLNTLYTHFMVFIREFNLMDPKETSIMDDLTEALCTPLPPQPQNHVTER
- the mob2b gene encoding MOB kinase activator 2b isoform X4 is translated as MDWLMGKGKGKPNGKKPPTEEKKHYLDAEYTKVRVVDFDLKELVVLPREIDLNEWLASNTTTFFNLINLQYSTISEFCTGDTCPAMTACNTTYYWYDEKGKKTKCTAPQYVDFVMSSVQKLVTDEDIFPTKYGKEFPNTFDSLVKKICRYLFHVLAHIYWSHYKETVAMDLHGHLNTLYTHFMVFIREFNLMDPKETSIMDDLTEALCTPLPPQPQNHVTER
- the mob2b gene encoding MOB kinase activator 2b isoform X2, yielding MSDLKSSQMSKVEEDPPVDFDGLEISHGLLWTLFNRKGKGKPNGKKPPTEEKKHYLDAEYTKVRVVDFDLKELVVLPREIDLNEWLASNTTTFFNLINLQYSTISEFCTGDTCPAMTACNTTYYWYDEKGKKTKCTAPQYVDFVMSSVQKLVTDEDIFPTKYGKEFPNTFDSLVKKICRYLFHVLAHIYWSHYKETVAMDLHGHLNTLYTHFMVFIREFNLMDPKETSIMDDLTEALCTPLPPQPQNHVTER
- the mob2b gene encoding MOB kinase activator 2b isoform X1; amino-acid sequence: MVGDHTITTDSAITQRSSKNGLSCKMVLQAVGKVLRKGKGKPNGKKPPTEEKKHYLDAEYTKVRVVDFDLKELVVLPREIDLNEWLASNTTTFFNLINLQYSTISEFCTGDTCPAMTACNTTYYWYDEKGKKTKCTAPQYVDFVMSSVQKLVTDEDIFPTKYGKEFPNTFDSLVKKICRYLFHVLAHIYWSHYKETVAMDLHGHLNTLYTHFMVFIREFNLMDPKETSIMDDLTEALCTPLPPQPQNHVTER